In one Lagopus muta isolate bLagMut1 chromosome 34, bLagMut1 primary, whole genome shotgun sequence genomic region, the following are encoded:
- the LOC125686316 gene encoding maestro heat-like repeat family member 5 isoform X2 → MRKHASRPAVQTTPRVKSQRLSPPVAVQAVAGPQPQPSSSAMEERKPSCPAEAEKGKTPQEPPVVPPAPPSDTPGMPVCDAERCAMDNIEAFVQRTEPQNEEQKMKFLQSIRTICSRAAQRNAAQELRIFCRRNNLVENIMVLLAEEPHKKLSSELRLQAMATITALSKVEGLLEEKIPLFHVCFQSILLLPSEQDLDVSLYSKTLRALDEMLDTLVFVHPTAGIGEELKNAFQVLLPFTSTQNSAACQRAVGRIWKLCHSLAYYCQERRHHSSGRFRPICCDKFRLPVLGQLVGSLILCCACQEDKTHRCALSALHHLYKFILWRSRWEVQPEEQGKQEQWEDEHELSLTWTTNTSEILLRFAKHFHSWETTDFILVMLQGMKDCSNCNAQAASNLMGVLMADFKPTPNDVQRIVTAIHRSRKLITEEEALKHIHDVFPRLAAANPRAVTLSLLRCSPTCDKDARELWELALSSEDAIPKMMQELLRLLEIAPLGLETESSTLSLAAVAALYKLLQNLEYGPQVRQFFPELFVALVLQLVSCEELCSLEAIAITEEPFGPASPTSAARMVVETLRLLLLCSDMEDLAFFMETYNLWARLPGAAQWQNGLYNFAKVLMRGCQSQCRPIFIHLQKLLRYHQLQWREVPAMALYFEMWILIGFRDDDYHAEMIFRKHVSSKQLRSRELALLGLRYLYDERMQLLLPEVMLWLQDVRADVKLQAMYILHCILTERPASVRGVLSQLAVLLLSYFNEETAEMRWHSMELFALLLEAPGRKQLLPEAERSLLPLFIHMNEDIPNVAQAAQIALIRAAKLLGWQQLQRLASKAEVWMIADCLLQEREGDAELYVKQTMLHLNSPQAALREVAVRFLGMLAQKLKNKNEEMVLDIRKALQGAKGDRDLAVKSLVQQTLLILCQKTDVPPTRPRGRASLQWLQRKQKE, encoded by the exons ATGAGAAAGCACGCGAGCAGACCTGCGGTGCAAACCACTCCTCGGGTCAAATCGCAGCGCTTATCCCCGCCCGTGGCTGTCCAGGCCGTGGCCGGTCCCCAACCTCAGCCCTCATCCTCTGCGATGGAGGAGAGAAAGCCCTCCTGCCCCGCAGAGGCCGAGAAGGGCAAAACCCCCCAGGAGCCCCCTGTTGTGCCGCCCG CTCCCCCCTCGGACACCCCTGGGATGCCCGTGTGTGACGCGGAGCGTTGCGCGATGGACAACATCGAGGCCTTTGTCCAGAGAACAGAG CCTCAGAACGAGGAGCAGAAGATGAAGTTCCTGCAGAGCATCCGCACAATCTGCAGCCGCGCGGCACAGAGGAACGCGGCGCAGGAACTGCGCATCTTCTGCCGCCGGAACAATCTTGTGGAGAACATCATG gtgctgctggcgGAGGAGCCGCACAAAAAGCTGAGCTCTGAACTGCGGCTGCAAGCGATGGCCACCATCACCGCCCTCAG CAAGGTGGAGGGGTTGCTGGAGGAGAAGATCCCTCTCTTTCATGTGTGCTTCCAGAGCATCCTCCTGCTTCCCTCGGAGCAGGACCTGGACGTGAGCCTTTACTCCAAG ACTCTCAGGGCTCTGGATGAGATGCTGGACACCTTGGTGTTCGTCCACCCCACTGCAGGCATCGGAGAGGAGTTGAAAAACGCCTTCCAG gtgctgctgcccttcacCTCCACTCAGAACTCAGCTGCGTGCCAGAGGGCAGTGGGGCGCATCTGGAAGCTGTGCCATTCACTGGCATATTACTGCCAGGAGAGG CGCCATCACTCCTCGGGACGATTCAGACCCATCTGCTGTGACAAGTTCCGCCTGCCCGTGCTGGGGCAGCTGGTGGGAAGCCTCATCCTGTGCTGCGCCTGCCAGGAGGACAAAACGCACCGCTGTGCTTTGAGCGCTCTCCATCACCTCTACAAATTCATCCTGTGGAGAAGCC GCTGGGAAGTGCAGCCAGAAGAGCAGGGGAAGCAGGAGCAGTGGGAAGATGAGCACGAGCTCTCCCTCACCTGGACCACCAACACCTCAGAGATTTTGCTG CGCTTTGCAAAGCACTTCCACTCTTGGGAGACAACCGACTTCATCCTCGTGATGCTGCAGGGCATGAAGGACTGCAGCAACTGCAACGCCCAGGCTGCTTCCAACCTGATGGGTGTGCTGATGGCTGACTTCAAGCCCACGCCCAACGAT GTGCAGCGCATCGTGACAGCCATCCACAGGAGCAGGAAGCTGATCACAGAGGAAGAGGCACTGAAGCACATCCATGACGTCTTCCCCAGGCTGGCCGCCGCCAACCCTCGTGCAGTGACACTCAGCCTGCTGCGCTGCTCCCCCACCTGTGACAA GGACGCACGGGAGCTGTGGGAGTTGGCGCTGTCCTCAGAGGACGCGATACCAAAGAtgatgcaggagctgctgcgTCTGCTGGAGATCGCGCCGCTGGGCCTGGAGACCGAGTCCAGCACCCTTAGCCTGGCC GCGGTGGCGGCGCTCTATAAGCTCCTGCAGAACCTGGAGTACGGCCCGCAGGTGCGGCAGTTTTTCCCGGAGCTCTTTGTGGCGCTCGTCCTCCAGTTGGTGTCCTGTGAGGAGCTCTGTTCGCTGGAGGCCATCGCCATCACGGAGGAGCCGTTCGGCCCAGCTTCACCCACCTCTGCCGCCAG GATGGTGGTGGAGACGTTGCgccttttgctgctgtgctctgataTGGAGGACCTGGCGTTCTTCATGGAGACCTACAACCTGTGGGCGCGGCTGCCTGGCGCTGCCCAGTGGCAGAATGGCCTGTACAACTTTGCCAA GGTGCTGATGAGGGGATGCCAGAGTCAGTGCAGGCCCATCTTCATCcacctgcagaagctgctgcgGTACCACCAGCTGCAGTGGAGGGAGGTCCCGGCCATGGCGCTCTACTTCGAG ATGTGGATCCTCATCGGGTTCCGGGACGATGACTACCACGCAGAGATGATCTTCAGGAAACACGTCTCCAGCAAACAGCTCAGGAGCAGAGAGCTGGCGCTGCTTGGGCTGCGGTACCTTTACGATGAGAGGATGCAGCTTCTGCTGCCCGAGGtgatgctgtggctgcaggatgTGCGGGCTGACGTCAAGCTGCAGGCCATGTACATACTGCACTGCATCCTGACAGAGCGCCCCGCCAGCGTCCGAGGTGTGCTCAGCCAgctggccgtgctgctgctgtcctacTTCAACGAG GAAACGGCAGAGATGCGCTGGCACTCCATGGAGCTCTTTGCGCTGCTACTGGAGGCGCCGggcaggaagcagctgctgccagaggcGGAGAGGAGCCTGCTGCCGCTCTTCATCCACATGAATGAGGACATCCCCAACGTGGCCCAG GCTGCTCAGATTGCTCTGATCCGTGCCGCCAAGCTCCTGGGCTGGCAGCAACTGCAACGCTTGGCCAGTAAAGCGGAGGTCTGGATGATCGCTGACTGCCTG cttcaggagagggaaggagatgCGGAGCTGTACGTGAAGCAGACCATGCTGCACCTGAACAGCCCGCAGGCAGCTTTGAGGGAGGTGGCCGTGCGCTTCCTGG ggatgCTGGCGCAGAAGCTGAAGAATAAGAACGAGGAGATGGTGTTGGACATCCGTAAAG ccctgcagggtgCCAAGGGGGACAGGGATCTGGCCGTGAAATCCCTGGTGCAGCAGACGCTGCTGATCCTCTGCCAGAAGACAGATGTGCCACCCACCAGGCCTAGGGGCAGAGCGTCGCTCCAGTGGCTccagaggaagcagaaggagTAG
- the LOC125686319 gene encoding uncharacterized protein LOC125686319 has protein sequence MSFLWNFYKWVKGENNTPLEKMIPGQIPGFEGSPYYELAAIIEKWGPLRVMGNLSPYRMADYFQGLGKDILITKERQLAASLVAWPLLTALNHADSRNNTLETENQLLKDRIEKLEHELGVLTGKKPILHLPVSQIRNISINDDQAPESTDFVDQDNKKSKSDLECPIQTDPLEVRPVITQKTKKVQDRPAGVPPDQWPPAHTHLHVTARPYTATELMDLVQRFRQKPRESVPAWLLRLWDSGAESVVVNGPEISKLATMTVHPALRQRLYVGNQYRDENHSILEWLMAACRMVWPNKSDIPLHTGMWSSMEDLQNYIRELGVREAIYEDTFDGPDMVKFSAGMRDLILQQAPSHLYGTLVSILNPLVASEAVVQQVAQLVADLGETERLRTRRNIRFLEEAEVLPVNKTRMPATRAPRSGPIRVSRKQMFNDLIRAGVQFAKIDRQPNHVLLQLWRQLKDNQKFQSYPKKSRVRAIERVPTTTWNLEDFIVPNRKKKPPQVSRATMPEPSEAKELALAQFMH, from the coding sequence atgtctttcctgtggaatttctataaatgggtcaagggggagaacaatactcccctagagaaaatgattccagggcagatcccagggtttgagggatcgccctattacgagttagctgccatcattgaaaaatggggtcccttacgtgttatgggcaatctctccccatatcgcatggcagactattttcaaggacttggcaaggacattctcatcaccaaagaaagacaattggctgcctccttggtggcatggccactattaaccgctttaaatcatgcggactcaagaaataatactttagaaaccgaaaatcaacttttgaaagatcgcattgaaaagttagagcacgaacttggcgttttaacggggaagaagccaattctacatcttcctgtaagccaaattcgtaacatttcaataaatgatgaccaggctcctgaatcaacagacttcgttgatcaggacaacaagaaatccaaatcagaccttgaatgtccaattcaaactgatccattggaggtccgtcctgtgataacccaaaaaacaaaaaaagtacaggacagaccggcaggggtgccacctgatcaatggccccctgcccacactcatttacatgtgacagctcggccatacacagcaacagaattaatggatttAGTACAgcgatttcggcagaagcccagagaaagtgtgccggcttggttattgagactgtgggattctggggcagaaagtgtcgtggtgaatggcccagaaatatctaagttggccaccatgactgtccatcctgctcttaggcaaaggttatacgtgggcaatcaatatcgtgatgaaaaccattccatactggaatggttaatggcggcctgccgtatggtatggccaaataaatcagacataccgttacatacaggtatgtggtcctccatggaggaccttcagaactatatccgtgaactgggtgtaagagaggccatctatgaagatacatttgatggccctgatatggttaaattttcagcagggatgagagatttaattctacaacaagctccctcccatctgtacggtaccttagtttcaatattaaatccccttgtagcatcagaagccgtagtccagcaggttgcccagttagttgccgatttgggagaaacagaacgcctgcggactaggcgcaatattcggtttttggaggaagcagaggtcctgccggtaaataaaaccagaatgccggctactcgagctcctcgatcgggacccataagggtatcccgaaaacaaatgtttaatgatttaattcgggctggggtccaatttgctaagatcgaccgccagcccaatcacgtccttctccagctctggagacaactaaaggacaatcaaaaattccagagctaccctaagaaatccagggtaagagctatagaaagggttccaacaacaacatggaacctagaagattttattgttccaaacaggaaaaagaagccacctcaggtgtctcgggccacaatgcctgagccatcagaagcaaaagaactggccctagcacaattcatgcactga
- the LOC125686316 gene encoding maestro heat-like repeat family member 5 isoform X1 codes for MRPRAPQLPQLPALRPSLSVRTLMRKHASRPAVQTTPRVKSQRLSPPVAVQAVAGPQPQPSSSAMEERKPSCPAEAEKGKTPQEPPVVPPAPPSDTPGMPVCDAERCAMDNIEAFVQRTEPQNEEQKMKFLQSIRTICSRAAQRNAAQELRIFCRRNNLVENIMVLLAEEPHKKLSSELRLQAMATITALSKVEGLLEEKIPLFHVCFQSILLLPSEQDLDVSLYSKTLRALDEMLDTLVFVHPTAGIGEELKNAFQVLLPFTSTQNSAACQRAVGRIWKLCHSLAYYCQERRHHSSGRFRPICCDKFRLPVLGQLVGSLILCCACQEDKTHRCALSALHHLYKFILWRSRWEVQPEEQGKQEQWEDEHELSLTWTTNTSEILLRFAKHFHSWETTDFILVMLQGMKDCSNCNAQAASNLMGVLMADFKPTPNDVQRIVTAIHRSRKLITEEEALKHIHDVFPRLAAANPRAVTLSLLRCSPTCDKDARELWELALSSEDAIPKMMQELLRLLEIAPLGLETESSTLSLAAVAALYKLLQNLEYGPQVRQFFPELFVALVLQLVSCEELCSLEAIAITEEPFGPASPTSAARMVVETLRLLLLCSDMEDLAFFMETYNLWARLPGAAQWQNGLYNFAKVLMRGCQSQCRPIFIHLQKLLRYHQLQWREVPAMALYFEMWILIGFRDDDYHAEMIFRKHVSSKQLRSRELALLGLRYLYDERMQLLLPEVMLWLQDVRADVKLQAMYILHCILTERPASVRGVLSQLAVLLLSYFNEETAEMRWHSMELFALLLEAPGRKQLLPEAERSLLPLFIHMNEDIPNVAQAAQIALIRAAKLLGWQQLQRLASKAEVWMIADCLLQEREGDAELYVKQTMLHLNSPQAALREVAVRFLGMLAQKLKNKNEEMVLDIRKALQGAKGDRDLAVKSLVQQTLLILCQKTDVPPTRPRGRASLQWLQRKQKE; via the exons ATGCGTCCCCgtgccccacagctcccacagctgcCGGCGCTGCGCCCCTCACTTTCCGTCAGGACTCTGATGAGAAAGCACGCGAGCAGACCTGCGGTGCAAACCACTCCTCGGGTCAAATCGCAGCGCTTATCCCCGCCCGTGGCTGTCCAGGCCGTGGCCGGTCCCCAACCTCAGCCCTCATCCTCTGCGATGGAGGAGAGAAAGCCCTCCTGCCCCGCAGAGGCCGAGAAGGGCAAAACCCCCCAGGAGCCCCCTGTTGTGCCGCCCG CTCCCCCCTCGGACACCCCTGGGATGCCCGTGTGTGACGCGGAGCGTTGCGCGATGGACAACATCGAGGCCTTTGTCCAGAGAACAGAG CCTCAGAACGAGGAGCAGAAGATGAAGTTCCTGCAGAGCATCCGCACAATCTGCAGCCGCGCGGCACAGAGGAACGCGGCGCAGGAACTGCGCATCTTCTGCCGCCGGAACAATCTTGTGGAGAACATCATG gtgctgctggcgGAGGAGCCGCACAAAAAGCTGAGCTCTGAACTGCGGCTGCAAGCGATGGCCACCATCACCGCCCTCAG CAAGGTGGAGGGGTTGCTGGAGGAGAAGATCCCTCTCTTTCATGTGTGCTTCCAGAGCATCCTCCTGCTTCCCTCGGAGCAGGACCTGGACGTGAGCCTTTACTCCAAG ACTCTCAGGGCTCTGGATGAGATGCTGGACACCTTGGTGTTCGTCCACCCCACTGCAGGCATCGGAGAGGAGTTGAAAAACGCCTTCCAG gtgctgctgcccttcacCTCCACTCAGAACTCAGCTGCGTGCCAGAGGGCAGTGGGGCGCATCTGGAAGCTGTGCCATTCACTGGCATATTACTGCCAGGAGAGG CGCCATCACTCCTCGGGACGATTCAGACCCATCTGCTGTGACAAGTTCCGCCTGCCCGTGCTGGGGCAGCTGGTGGGAAGCCTCATCCTGTGCTGCGCCTGCCAGGAGGACAAAACGCACCGCTGTGCTTTGAGCGCTCTCCATCACCTCTACAAATTCATCCTGTGGAGAAGCC GCTGGGAAGTGCAGCCAGAAGAGCAGGGGAAGCAGGAGCAGTGGGAAGATGAGCACGAGCTCTCCCTCACCTGGACCACCAACACCTCAGAGATTTTGCTG CGCTTTGCAAAGCACTTCCACTCTTGGGAGACAACCGACTTCATCCTCGTGATGCTGCAGGGCATGAAGGACTGCAGCAACTGCAACGCCCAGGCTGCTTCCAACCTGATGGGTGTGCTGATGGCTGACTTCAAGCCCACGCCCAACGAT GTGCAGCGCATCGTGACAGCCATCCACAGGAGCAGGAAGCTGATCACAGAGGAAGAGGCACTGAAGCACATCCATGACGTCTTCCCCAGGCTGGCCGCCGCCAACCCTCGTGCAGTGACACTCAGCCTGCTGCGCTGCTCCCCCACCTGTGACAA GGACGCACGGGAGCTGTGGGAGTTGGCGCTGTCCTCAGAGGACGCGATACCAAAGAtgatgcaggagctgctgcgTCTGCTGGAGATCGCGCCGCTGGGCCTGGAGACCGAGTCCAGCACCCTTAGCCTGGCC GCGGTGGCGGCGCTCTATAAGCTCCTGCAGAACCTGGAGTACGGCCCGCAGGTGCGGCAGTTTTTCCCGGAGCTCTTTGTGGCGCTCGTCCTCCAGTTGGTGTCCTGTGAGGAGCTCTGTTCGCTGGAGGCCATCGCCATCACGGAGGAGCCGTTCGGCCCAGCTTCACCCACCTCTGCCGCCAG GATGGTGGTGGAGACGTTGCgccttttgctgctgtgctctgataTGGAGGACCTGGCGTTCTTCATGGAGACCTACAACCTGTGGGCGCGGCTGCCTGGCGCTGCCCAGTGGCAGAATGGCCTGTACAACTTTGCCAA GGTGCTGATGAGGGGATGCCAGAGTCAGTGCAGGCCCATCTTCATCcacctgcagaagctgctgcgGTACCACCAGCTGCAGTGGAGGGAGGTCCCGGCCATGGCGCTCTACTTCGAG ATGTGGATCCTCATCGGGTTCCGGGACGATGACTACCACGCAGAGATGATCTTCAGGAAACACGTCTCCAGCAAACAGCTCAGGAGCAGAGAGCTGGCGCTGCTTGGGCTGCGGTACCTTTACGATGAGAGGATGCAGCTTCTGCTGCCCGAGGtgatgctgtggctgcaggatgTGCGGGCTGACGTCAAGCTGCAGGCCATGTACATACTGCACTGCATCCTGACAGAGCGCCCCGCCAGCGTCCGAGGTGTGCTCAGCCAgctggccgtgctgctgctgtcctacTTCAACGAG GAAACGGCAGAGATGCGCTGGCACTCCATGGAGCTCTTTGCGCTGCTACTGGAGGCGCCGggcaggaagcagctgctgccagaggcGGAGAGGAGCCTGCTGCCGCTCTTCATCCACATGAATGAGGACATCCCCAACGTGGCCCAG GCTGCTCAGATTGCTCTGATCCGTGCCGCCAAGCTCCTGGGCTGGCAGCAACTGCAACGCTTGGCCAGTAAAGCGGAGGTCTGGATGATCGCTGACTGCCTG cttcaggagagggaaggagatgCGGAGCTGTACGTGAAGCAGACCATGCTGCACCTGAACAGCCCGCAGGCAGCTTTGAGGGAGGTGGCCGTGCGCTTCCTGG ggatgCTGGCGCAGAAGCTGAAGAATAAGAACGAGGAGATGGTGTTGGACATCCGTAAAG ccctgcagggtgCCAAGGGGGACAGGGATCTGGCCGTGAAATCCCTGGTGCAGCAGACGCTGCTGATCCTCTGCCAGAAGACAGATGTGCCACCCACCAGGCCTAGGGGCAGAGCGTCGCTCCAGTGGCTccagaggaagcagaaggagTAG